The Pomacea canaliculata isolate SZHN2017 linkage group LG14, ASM307304v1, whole genome shotgun sequence genomic sequence GAcatttgagtgagtgagtgagtgagtgagtgagtgagtgagtgagtgagtgagtgagtgagtgagtgagtgagtgaaaaacGTATAAATCTGTAATATCTTAACAGTTACATGACACTTTAAATACTTCGACAACCTGCTACCTTTTAAACATATCGACAACactattatgtttttaaattacatcGGCAACTGAATTCTGGCTGATGCCTCGACAACGActaattcaaaatgttttggcGGCCCCGTGTTGTTTTTAAATGCCTCGACCATTGTCATCTGTGTTGTAAATCCGTGTATATTAGATCTCCATGTTTGTTGTGCAGAAAATGTTATGATTATAAAAGTccatgcatatttttgttttcagtggaACTTCCGTACAGAAACTACGAAGAACAGCAGAAGAACGAAATTCTGAATCTGAAATCAGCATTTTCTAAAACCCCGCACATTCTCCTCGGAGATTTCAACACAGGGCCTGAACggtatgcacgcacacacagagaacatatgtattacaaaacacacacatgcacgcactcacacacacgcacacatacacacttctcGAATCTTCTAAAGTCATAAGACGTagaaggtagagagaaagagatgaagtgAGAAGAGGGtacaaaaaggattttttaaaataacaccCTAAAAATTCTCTCAACGCAGGACTGGACAGAACGCCTTACAGGGAGAGATGTCTGCAAATTATGCTTTGCTGCAAACGATGGGCCATCAGAACCCTTATCTGCGTAATAAGGGTAAAgggaatcatcatcatcatcatcatcatcatcatcatcatcatcatcatcaatcaatcaatcaatcaatcatccacCTTATTGTCTTGCTCATAGCCCACATGGTGACGAAAAATCAGACAAATATCGTAGTCGTACtcgtcatcatcaatcatcatcatcatcatcatcatcatccatcatcatatcatcatcatcatcgtcgtcgtcatcggtTCTGTTCCAAAGACGAGAAACTTCCATCTATGATGAAATttcacttaaaaattaaaaatttcagaaaactCACACTTACATTTTCTACGATGTACTAGACTTCTAATCAAGTCTTGATTATGTGTAGGTTCCTGCACTTACTGCTCAGATAATCCACTGGTTGCTATGACCAACAGTAGCCGTTCTGGAAGCAAACTCATCGACCACATACTGACACGAGATGTCAGCTTTGACCTCATCAGCGTTCAGGTACACATTGCATATAAAGCATTGCAGTGTTTTGTGCATAAATTGTTAGACATTACCATAAGTAGTTAATCATTCCataagttgtttgttgtttactgtactTGCTTCTCATGGGTCGATTcgattttctttctcatttcgtACTTGTATTTCGCTGCTGGCAAAACCatgaaagggaagtaacctACTAACCAAATGATCTTGAGACTCACAGCCAAGCTGCTTAGGTTGTCTCCCATGCACTGCTTGATTCACGTAGCCGTGCGAGTGTGGCAAGAACAAATGTCTATCCGAGTCATTAGCACGCCAAggatagagaaaagaaaaagagaaaggtctgacgagaaaaagagaaagtagaaATAGCGAAAGGTAAAGCGGGGTAAACAGATAACAGAAAGAAGAACATTTTTATCGGCAGTGTAACTAAACACTTATTCCCCATTATTTTCCACTTGATTTGCTTCatcatatttattcattttcttaacAACTCTTACCCTCATGAATACAGACTCCATAACAGACACAATAATACTGATTAACTTTGGACGCTGTGAATTCTGTGGTGGCTCCAACCCGTGCGGGTCCAtgaatcttttcttcttcaatctGTCATCCCCCACCTCAAGCTGTATTGTAGGAGTGAGTACAGGTTTTCAAATGTATAGAAAGCAATTACAGGTACAGGTGATATTTGACCAACGTTGCGAGTGcgcaaacgaaaaaaaagggacaCACTGGATCACGTGATCTAGTTCTGTGTCTGTAACAAAAGGTAAGCTGGAAGTGAAGGGGAGAGCGTGTCTgaagagggggagggagggtaaGAGAGCAAGACTAAAGTGTATATTTTAGCGTTGTGCCTTGTAATGATCTGAGGCACAGGGTTGAATAAGAACTGTGTTAATATGCGGTGTTGGTTGATCCTTGTACCGTAGCCGGTAATCCAGCATCTTGTGTGTTTGACCCTCACAGCGGGTACTAGACTCGGGGGTTCCACTATCCGCCATTACGGCGTCCAGCTGGATGTTTGCCTCAACTAACGAAGGGGGCTGCAGGCACCGACTGGGCTGCATACCTTGTTTCCCCGGGACCCACATGACCACAGGTGCTCGACGACTGGACCGGACCTTTCATTCAACATGATTTCGCTTCTCTCCGTGACCTTCACCCTGCCCTCACCGTTCTGAACGACCTTCACCTTGTTCTGTGCCTTCACCTTTCTCCACGATCTCATCTGAGTTATGGACTATTTCgtgaattatgcatgcatgtgaccttcactCCAAATTATGGGTTTGACCGGTACCAGGTTTTGATATCAGCTTATCATTACTTGTGCATAATGTGAAATTATTGTCGTCAAAACATTATTAGCAAACTGCATTCAAGCTCAGTTTCAAATGTCCAACATTGCATCTTGTGAATATTCTAAATTTTGTGACAAATGTTGAGAgatattttgtcatgtgaagAAGAAATACGTGCTTTCCTGCCTCTTGGCCAACTTTAAAGCAAATAGGCATAAATGTTAATCATTATGATCCAATATTATAATACTATTCCCTCTGGCAAATTACtcaaaaacaactaaacaacatgaaagaaaaaagtatcaTGCCAGTAAATGAATGCAATATGAACAACAATGTCAGACAACCCATATTTTTGCATACCTCTTTGGTGCCTGTCTTAATTGCTTTATGTTTATATGCAAGATGTTTTATTGCACTCTTGAGATCTGTTTAATTCTCTTGAATTTCCTTTTTAAGTCTTTATTTAATTCGATCGTTTGCATTGTTGGTTGGCGCACTCTCGTGTATGTGGACGATATGAAGGTTATTCTTAGAATTAAATACTTGTAACCCAGGGTCACATTTGCACTCCCCTCAGCTTAGAAATAGACTTTTCCTCTCTGAACAAAATGTGTCAGCAAATTTGACAAGATGAACCATACATAACCGGAAGAGTCTTACACGATGATTTTCTGCGCGTATCTTTCGCGCACCTAATTACGAAAGGTCCATAGAACTTCATTGTCGAAGTCGACCTCTCTTTGTTTTAACCCCTGTTCACTGAACAATAGTCTTATTGCTGCACTGAATGCTtacctagtcacgtgactgcaacaGTGTCTTTAGGGCCTTCAAAACATTCTTCTGCAATGAACTCAACTTCATGACAAACATTACTGAACTTTTAACCTGCAATGTGGGTAAGACATCAGTATGACAAATTATAAAAGCCTCAGTCGTCCCTCAGAACTTCAATTTCTAAACTTTTGATGACTTTGATGTTGACGCTGTTGGTGAGTTGCTCTTGACAGATTGTGCAGGAACGGACGTTTCAGACGGAGGGGCGGTCATTCAGCTATATTCCTCTTCTTTGCTCAGCAAGCTTTCAAAGACCCCCAAACCATATGGGAAGCGAAGGCGCCACTTCAAGAACTCTAGGTGCAATCCTTTCACAAAAAGTAACAgatgaatgtttaaaaactgtCTTTAGAATATCGCGGTACGGACTTCAATGACAACTtcggattcttttttttttacaggttgTTCTGGTGGTAACACCTACCCGTCCACCCTTTTACATTCCTTTGCCAAAGAACAGTGTGTTCCTGGCATCTTAATAttactgaaattttttaaaggttgtaaaaaaaatttaaaaaaaaacaagggtaGAATGGTCTGAATATGGGGTCGGGTGGATTGGGGAGGGGGAATAACCGGAGCACTGTGTTCACTCCTTTGTACCCCTACCATCGACACAACCACACTGCCACACCACCATTCTATAGAATGGATCACTGTTCTCTACTATTAAAATTGGACGAAAAGAATTAATCACgtttttcattataaaaaaatggagactgaaaaagaaagagataaatagGTAGATTATGGAAGCGTGATTGATTAGTTCACATtttacataaaacaacaaaccacaaacTATTGGATGAATGGATGTGCACGAGCAGTTTTCAAACATCTTGCTGACACCAAGAACTACACAACGAAAGGACAGGGTGTTAAACAGATGTCGTTGaggtagtggggtggggtggtgaaATGAGCTAGGAAAAGGTTCAGCTACATGGGTCTGTAGTTTTAGCCAGAGGTAAGGAGTATTTCAGATGAAGCTAAGGACCTGAAACACAGCAATCTTCTGTAGGTGTGGagtttaaaggtcaacagatgCCGTAGGTGTCTTGAATGTGATCCAGAATTACGACCCCAAGGGTCTCCTTTGACATGAGgtcaaaaaacaaatgaaacaagcCAGGAGGCAGGTGTGTAACAGGTTCATAACTAAGCCTTGCACATGAGTGCTATCTAGTTCACATTGACACATACGGAAGGACACAAGGTGTGAGCTACTTGAAACTGCGATGGTATTAATCACCCCATTCCCTAAAACATTGCACGCGcgttaaacaaacacacaacacaccgaGTTATTCACAATCAGAAAGTAGACGACGAGCGTTTTTAAGTGATCTGATCGAGGGAATCTAGGATTAACACGTTTTTGTGGATGAAAAGCGGTTGTCGGGGATGTAAGTAGATGTTACCTGCCAGATGTCAAACATTGAACATTGAAAAGATTGAGGTAGAGCCCGACAgactaaaaaacaacaaacaaacaagcacatgTATTCAGACCAACAGAGACGCAACTTGTTCTCAAGGTACTGGAAGGTGTTGCTAGTGGAAGGACGGGTGAGTTCAGGGGGAGAGGTAACGACGCCCACTTTGCACGGTGTGCAACAAAGCGAGGTTTTAATTTAGGGTTTGGGGAGCAAAACGAGGCTAGAAGGTCTGGTGAGGCTTCGTGGTGTCAGGTTTTAGCTGGTAGGATGAACCTCGTCACTATTGTGCAAGCGCTGGGTGAAGACTTGGTGTCGCGTCCTCTCAGTCTTGTCCAGGACCGAGCCAGTAGCTCCTTAGATAACCGGTGAACGTGTCGCCATGAAATCTCTCCTCTGCTACATGCTTACTGGTAAgatgacaaacaaaataagttaGTGTCTGAACcctttttcgttttgttttttggggtttttttttctttcctgtctctctgtctgattttttttttcttatttctccatgttatcactttttttatttcacttctaATTTTTAATAGTTGTTTTGTAAGTTGTTGCTATGCTTAAAGGATTGTAGTACCTACCGCAAACGCACCTGTGCGACGTCTCTATTGTCTccatttgattattattatcatcatcatcgtcgtcgttgtcgccTTTATGATTAGTGCGACCACGTAGatggaagagggaaaaaaaagtaaagacgTTTTTCCCACTCACCCCTGCtctcctctcctttttttttttttttttttttaaacacttgttACCTGTCTTGCATCTTGCAGCGCTGGTTGTCTCCGCGACGGCCTTTCCCTCTGGCAACATGTCGGAGTGTGTAGACGAAAAGGCGTTGGAGGAGTGCTTTCTAGCCCTGCACCAGAGCGACCAGCGAATTATGGTGCAAAACGAGGAGGATTCAGCGAACGGCTACCAGCAGTTTGATCCCATGATGTTTGTTATCACGGAAAGTGCCAGCAACCTGATTTATATGTGCGAGTAAGTCAGGGGGCAACatcaaccacaacaacaacaataaaaaaagctcTTCAGTGTCAGAATGATAGTGAATACGTCCTCTTTTTAAAGGATTAGTGGGATGCCACTTTTTCCTAATTACAGTCCAAGATGAAGCGtataaacacttttaaacaCTTAAAAGAAGTTATTCAACATTTGCATAtgattaatataaaataaaatcgaCTCAGACAaggatataataataattacgtCTACTTAAACTTGTAAGTAGAGGGTTTATTAAATGTTGTTTGGgtgtttttgctgcttttatatttttctttttttttctgttttgtaatctggtgattttttttatttgtcaactTTTGGATTCCTCATTTGCCAAAATTTAACAGCATTTGAAAATGTACAGAAGAATCTAAGGGAGCAAATCTTTTCTGTGATTCTCTATCAGAATAAATGGGGGAAAATAAAACTCATTCTTTGTTGTATCCAGATCACACAATAGGTAACTGGggcagcggcggcgttagggggtggcaaatggggcggccgccccaggcccctctctcgaaggggccccgcgctttagccccgaggtcatctttatgacttattgctacatgtagctgtgttaaacaagttgtgaccaaaaaattgacgttcagaaaaaaacttctaagttctaatgaagcaaattattgaacccatgtcttcacgttaaacccgacaataacaacaagcagtttatgaagttatcgtcaccacattatttcactttaagaaaaaaaccactactgtcacaaacggttacgaacaattaaaacgctaaattcattcgttatttcgcgaaatacaTCCAgcctaactgtatataaatcagtgcttccggcatcatatcaatagggatgttgatacacgtactccattacccaggccccgcgcggatggtcggccccaggccccgcgtgttactaacggttcctaacgccgcctctgaaCTGGGGGATTAGCTGTTCTGGGGAAAACATAGTTCTGCATGCGAAAAAGAGAAGCCTAAAGTTTTACTTCGACGTTCAtgcaaggacacacacacaaacacacacacattgtcccTGTACAGTCTTGACAACAGTGAGGGGTGAAAGCTTGTTGCTAGCTGCTGGGTGACGATATTCAGTTTCACCAAAGCTTAAGCGATGTTCTTACAATTATCTTTGGGCAGTGAGATGGATAAGGTTGTCTCGGCGATGAACTGTATAAATGAAGCGATAAACACTACGTGTCCACTAAAGACTCCACCCCACGACCCTGAACGGCTGAGAAATGCTCTCACCTATATGTGTTCCAGGAAACAGGGTGAGAAtgccatcttaaaaaaaatatatagcagAGAATGATTTTGTATGTGTGACTCGTCTGAGTTTGCTAGGCTGTCGGATGCTTATAATCGTTTTTATCATTTCCATGTCGTACAATGTGCATTTCCTGTTACTTGACATTTGTATTCTTTCCATATTACGGCGTAGTGACTACCATGTCTAAGTTTAATAGTAAACTACATAAactattatatttcttttacttttaaccTTTATTGTTCTTTTCAGATCTAGATACTGTTTGCATGATATCACACAGGACAATGTTTGACAGCTGCAGGGTAGGAATCATGCAAAGTTTTCAGGATGAAGCTTCTCAGATTCCCAGGGAGACAGCACCTGTCTCGGGAATAGAGTCACAAGAAGAACCAATGGAAGAGCGAATGTGCATGTAAGTACACAAGGCAGTGATCGTGCATGCACGTGGCCGAGGGTTGGGGTAGCTTGGAGGCACGAGGTCCCGAGGCGATACTTGGGGGGATGAGGGGAACTACTGGTACTCTTCGTGCAGACCCGACAGGTCTTCGTCCTAAGTTTCACCCTCGCTATTCCTCCTCATTAAATGTAGCAGCATGCCTTTTTATTCAACAGGGCCCAATTCATGATGGCCAGATGCATGAACTCCTCTCTCCTCAAAGAGTGCCCAAACAACCCTGTGAAGACCGCAGAGATCATAGTGGAAATGATGAAGCGAGTGACTACAGAAGAATGCGCTTCTCAATGGAGCGCCTTCGCGCAGGCGCACATGATGGATACAGGCGATGATCCTACTGCAGTTGCTACGAGCGTTTTGATTGGCTGGACTTCAATTCTGCTGCCAATCATTGCAGCGCTCTTACATTTTGCTTGAGTTCGACAGTTACACAAGGtctaaacataattttattattattgttcgtGCTCTTATTAACCTAGACCTGTTAATTGAGCGGCGAGCTCCAAATTATAGCTTTTTTGACTTACAGAAA encodes the following:
- the LOC112555234 gene encoding uncharacterized protein LOC112555234, whose translation is MKSLLCYMLTALVVSATAFPSGNMSECVDEKALEECFLALHQSDQRIMVQNEEDSANGYQQFDPMMFVITESASNLIYMCDEMDKVVSAMNCINEAINTTCPLKTPPHDPERLRNALTYMCSRKQDLDTVCMISHRTMFDSCRVGIMQSFQDEASQIPRETAPVSGIESQEEPMEERMCMAQFMMARCMNSSLLKECPNNPVKTAEIIVEMMKRVTTEECASQWSAFAQAHMMDTGDDPTAVATSVLIGWTSILLPIIAALLHFA